CGGGCCGTCTGGCTCACGACGATAACGACCGTGGCCGGCCTTCTGCCCCTCGTCTACGGCATCGGCGGTTCCGACAAATTCCTTCGGCCTTCCGTCCTCGCCCTCGGCTACGGCCTTCTCTTCGCGACCATCCTGACGCTCTTCTTCATCCCCTGCGTCTACCTCATCCGGCTGGACGTGGGGAACCTCCTGCTGAGAGTTCTCGGACGCTCAAGGAGCTGACCATCGGCGTTTTGACACAAACACGGGTCAGTGGAACAATGAGAAACCATGGGGAGCAAGATTCGAAGCACGAATGGTTTCGAGGAAGCGTTCCGATACTACCGGAATGCCCGTGGGCTCCTCGCCCGGTGCGAGGTCAAGGACGACATCTACTCTGATATCAAGCCCGTCCAGGAGGCGTTCGGCACGGCGTGGCTGGCCATCGACAAGGCGATTAAGGCCGCTCTGTTGGAGAAGGGACTCCCTCCGAACAAGATACCCCGCTCTTGGGACGGGATTCGGGAAAACGTTGCGCGGCGACTGGCCTACCAGAACGGCAGGCTCATGAAACTTCTGAACACCGCCTACGACATGGTCCATCTCGGCGGGTACTATTGGGGGGATTTCAAGACCCCTGCGGCGGCCAAGGCCGCTTTCGACGTGGCCCGCCGCGCGATCGAAACCCTCTCCGGCCGGAAGATCGGGTAGAAGCGAAGGCGCAGAATCCGGTGGCATGGGAGCGACGTGATGACGCATGATCGCCTTTTTGGCCGGGCGGCATGGGGCTTCACCTTGGTCATTCTCACACTCGGCTCATGCGGACAGAAGGCACAAGTGCTTGAGCCCGGATTGGACGAGAATCCGGAGTGTCCGATGAAAGAGTTTTTTCCGATTGAGGACTCAGCGGGAAATCCACTGGTTCTGAAGATGATCGCGAGCGCGAGGTGCCCCCAGGGAGAAACACGTTGGTGTCACAATCACAAGGATGAAGTAGCCCAGACAGGATTGCGCCGAGGTAATGGCCCACTTTTCCATCACGTCAGTTGGGGCGACTCCATCTCCACATACTGGAACTCGCAAGGCCTTGTCATCGGATTTGGAGAAGGTTGGGAGTCTTACGGTATCGATCCAATTCGTTGGCTGGTTCTCCCCTGCTCCACACGACGGGGATCGCTGCATGAGTTCAGCTCGGGTCAGATCAACCTGTTTCCGTTCTCCGTGAACTTTAGGATGGAAATCACTGCTACGTCATCGGAAACGGTGACGATTCAAGAGATCTTCACGCAGGACCGCGAATCGACCCATGTTGAGCACTCAGGTGAACTCATCCTGAAATTGGGCAAAGGTCCGGTCAGATTCAGCGGCCAGACATTCGAGTGGTTCGGAGGGGAATTGAAAACGGACCAGCAGGTTTGGGTCGAGTTCGAAAACATTACCGGCCGTCCCTTCGATCCGCGGATCGAGACATTCTGAAGGAGCCGAAGAATCCAGGGGAACCCGGTCACTGGTGCACACTGCCTAGGTGCTCATTCGCACGAGAGGTGTCAGGCGCGAATTGTAAAGAGGCGCACGGGTTCGGCGCGGCCGCGGACCTGGGCCGGTTCGAGTTCGACGGCGCCGAAAGAGGCATCCAATGACTCGGCGACGGCGCCGGAAATCAGGAGGTCTGCGTTCCGTTCCTTGCACATGCTTTCCAATCGTGAGGCGACGTTCACGGTGTCACCCATCGCGGTGAATTCCGCCCGGGTGCGGCTGCCGATCAGGCCCACCACTGCTTCTCCCGCATGGAGGCCGATCCCCATCTTGAGGGTGGGCCGATTCTCGCGCTCACGCCGGGCGTTCGTTTCTCTGAGCGCCGCCCGGAGCGCCAGTGCGGCGCGGACGGCGTCCAACCGGTGCCACGGGTTCCGATCGGGCGCCCCGAAGATCGCGAACACCGCGTCGCCGATGAACTTGTTCACATGGCCGCCGTTCTTCTCGATTACGTCCACGCTCATCTGGAAGTGCTCGTTGATGAGTTCGACAAGCTGCTGAGGAGAAAGTTTCTCGGAGAGGGTTGTGAAACCCCTAAGATCGGTGAAGAGGACCGTGATTTCGCGCCGTTCGCCTTCCATCGCCACCCCCCCTTGCAGGGCGCGGCGCGTAAGAAAATCACCCGTAAACCGGCCGAATGTTTCCTGGAGCGACAGCTTTTCCTTGGAGTGGGTGTAGATCCTCCCGGCCTGTTGGCGTAGCGTGCGTGTCATGACGAGCGCCGCCCCGGTTCCGACCACCAACCACCCGACGATCGCCAAATCCTCCAGCCCGCGCAGGCCCAGAAACGCGTATTGAGCGGCTACGAGACCCATTCCCAATGCGCCCGAAACGACGCCCAGCCACGGCTGGTAGAGAAAGGAGGACAGGAACAGATTGAAGACCAACACATACGCGATCGGTCGAACTCCCGTGAACCAGACAAGCCCTGCCGCAAAGACCGAATTGACCAAATGCGCGCCGACCATGACCTGGAACGGGCAGGGTTTTCTGCGCTCGTGCCATCGCAGAAGGCCGTGCCCCATCGCGCCCAGAGCCGACCCGGCCGCGATTCTCCATCCCTGTTCCCTCGTCAGGAAAAGATAGGGGAATCCGAGACCCACCGTGAGCCCGACGGCCGCCAGGGAAAGATAGAGACGAAATTGCAGCGTGAGAATGGTGTGCCATCCCTCGCAGATTTCGGCCCGGAGTTCCGCGGCAATCGCGGGAGAGGCGGAGTTCGATTCGAGCGACAAGGAAAGAGGCGCTAGGAGGGCGACTGGAGGGCCGAGAGGCCGTTGGCGAATGTGGCGTACCCATAAAATGAGGCTACCGTGAAC
The nucleotide sequence above comes from Nitrospirota bacterium. Encoded proteins:
- a CDS encoding adenylate/guanylate cyclase domain-containing protein, whose protein sequence is MSLESNSASPAIAAELRAEICEGWHTILTLQFRLYLSLAAVGLTVGLGFPYLFLTREQGWRIAAGSALGAMGHGLLRWHERRKPCPFQVMVGAHLVNSVFAAGLVWFTGVRPIAYVLVFNLFLSSFLYQPWLGVVSGALGMGLVAAQYAFLGLRGLEDLAIVGWLVVGTGAALVMTRTLRQQAGRIYTHSKEKLSLQETFGRFTGDFLTRRALQGGVAMEGERREITVLFTDLRGFTTLSEKLSPQQLVELINEHFQMSVDVIEKNGGHVNKFIGDAVFAIFGAPDRNPWHRLDAVRAALALRAALRETNARRERENRPTLKMGIGLHAGEAVVGLIGSRTRAEFTAMGDTVNVASRLESMCKERNADLLISGAVAESLDASFGAVELEPAQVRGRAEPVRLFTIRA
- a CDS encoding DUF5618 family protein codes for the protein MGSKIRSTNGFEEAFRYYRNARGLLARCEVKDDIYSDIKPVQEAFGTAWLAIDKAIKAALLEKGLPPNKIPRSWDGIRENVARRLAYQNGRLMKLLNTAYDMVHLGGYYWGDFKTPAAAKAAFDVARRAIETLSGRKIG